The Eleutherodactylus coqui strain aEleCoq1 chromosome 10, aEleCoq1.hap1, whole genome shotgun sequence genome contains the following window.
CTCCCGATTGGCTTCATTTATAGGAACCTCTAATTATAGGTTGTATTAAAAGTTAGGGGTATAATAAAGGGGGGCAGTTGGAATCCCCTCTATAAGTCCAAGAAGATTACAAAAAGAGCCACCATCTGTGATAAGATGCTCTGGAGTTACTCAATTGGACAACTCCTTGTAAACAAAGTTACTTCTCTACAGAGCTTCTCTTTAAAAGAAGGGGAAGGAAATACTTACAAAACAAGTAACTTCCACACAGGACTTGGTTTATAGGAAATCTAAAGTgtttctgtattttttatttttttattttttttttaaagttcaaggtcttctttctctccttttgaGGGGAATGTGAAACTAAGACCAGAACTAAAAGCTATGAGAGCCAGAAGGGGGGGGACACAAGGGTCAGGACTACGGTTCTGACGCATGTCCTGTTCCTTCTGCTTGTTTTCTATCCTATAGTAAGTATTCTGGGTAGTCGAAGCCAAAGAAACACATGATGGTTGCCAAGTTTTTAGGAATAGCTCCGTCTTGTCTTCTCTCAGGGCCGAAAGTTTTTCGTATAGCATAATTCTTACGACCCTGGCGACAATTGGGTTAACTAGAAGAGTGGGCGAGAGCCATTGAGAGGCAATGTATAGTCTATCAGCCATACAGATGTACTGCGAGAGTTTATGCTGATGATTACTGAACCCCGTGGGCTTGTCGGCCAGGAGACAAGGGGTAATGGCTATGATGTGAGGTTAGTCACCTGCCTCCAGAGGGACCTCACCACAGGGCATGTCCACCAGATGTGAGAGGACATCCCAGGGAGTTAAAGCCCCTGAAACAATTTGGCGAGGTATTTGGGGAGTACTTCTGGATTATCGATGAAACCAAATACGTCCTGCGAGATATTTTTAATGATGTTTCAGCAAGAGCTATCTGATGGCTTCCCTTTGATAGAAAGGTGCTGCAGTGATGCCATCGAGGTAAGGAGAGGGAGATATTTAGGCCGTTTCCCAGGGAGTGTCTATTCTTGCAAGCCACTTCAGTCTAGCAAGAGTATATTGCAAGATGCGGTTTCGTTAGTTGGCCACTGGGTGGCAGCAGAGTACAACAAATTCCTGCAGGCTGAAGACAGGGTCTCCACTTCTCCCCTCACTAATGGAGCCGCAGCTTAATCAGGCAGGTATTGGGAACAGAGGGAGGGGCGGCAAGGCAGCTTCACCCCTCTGGGCTATGGGTGTTTGATACCCAGGGGCACCACTGAGGACTGCTCTCCCTCCCAGTCCCTCTTCTCTGCTACTTCCTCTCACTTTCCGTGCCCTCTCCCACGCCCCCCCCCTGCATTCAATACAAACACAGCCAATGATCGAATGATTAATTGTTTGCTATTCATTCATTCTTCATTCTATGCAgacatacaaaataaataaatagatggctcgttcgctaattggTTGGTTGTTCTTATTCACTTATATAGTGAATGTGAagaactgaacgatttctcatttgaatgagccaacgatgtatcttgGAAGATTCCTTGGGTATACAGATAGTCCGCTACTtgtgaacattcgacttacgaatttcgcaagatacgaactatctgtcctgcacaatatgatgtaatgctatggcattacatcatactgtacagagactgggcaggcttctatcaagcctgtccggtcagatcgcggttgctaggcagccgggggccttctgaaaggccctagggctgtctatgcagagcgcctatcaagccgtgcgcctgatgggcactctgcataggcagccctggggcctttcaggaggtccccggctgcctagcaaccacacagcgtcccgcgatctcatcgtgggacgctgtacgggccccctgaacgtcgggtgcaggctgttcttacagcgggcacccggcggcagcagttccgacgagccgcgccgctcgtcagaactgttaacactttaaataccgctgtcagagcggtatttaaagtgttaacagttctgacaagcggcgcggctcgtcggaactgctgccgccgggtgcccgctgtaagaacagccggccggcacccgacgttgtatggagcgggatccacccgcgatcccgctccatactaccatttgttcgacttgcaaacaaatcgacttgcgaacgggctcctggaacggaacctgttcgcaagtcggggactacctATACGTCCATTTGGATCGGCTTGTGAGACACATATTGTAATAACTCCTCACTCCAATTTGGTAGTGAGCGAGATTGAATCAACTTCCTGCGCCTCTCATACTTTCTATTTTTGTATCCTACATTTGGAAATGGATCCTTTTTTTGATGTTTGTTTGTTCGGTAGATGGTTTtaaatggtaataataaaaagttatattttactaATAGTCCAGCCAGCGAATAAAATTTAGCCCCCCTTGGACTACTCTTGCCTCAGTGAACTATTTTTATATACagatgaattaaaaaaaagacaaaaaacaaaaacagaacttACCTGTTCGAAAGGAGATTTATCCTGAACCCCTTTTGCTCCCACAAAGACCCAGCTGTCCCTGAAAGCAACGTCCCTGGCCGATGAGCTTCCCAGTTCAATGAACATCTTCCTGGCATCTTCATTCATTCTTGCGGTgagacaaaagcaaaaaaaaatggtttacATCTTGGAAAAGCCAGGTTTGGAAAACCTTTGCAAGAGTTTGGGTCTCAACTTACTTTGTAGCTGGATCATCAGAAGAAGCCAACAGCACTAAGGTTCCTTCATGGACGGGGCGCAGGAAACTTAGAAGCTCAGCTACATCTTAAAACAAACAAGCACAGGTAACATGTTGCGAGGTTCGCAGAccccttcatcagacagctgagcAAACATACAACTATGTCAACTATTCATGGTCTGATATGTAAAGGTAATCGGCACCATTGGTGGCCAGCAGTGAAACATTGGCAGCCGTGCGTCCAGTCTGAAGATTTAGGGGAATTCATCTGCACCTCACGTCATTATACGGCTAAGGTTCTATGTACTAGCCCTAATGGTTTACTGCCAGCAATCTTGTATCTCTGGATCCACAAGCTGCTATCCATGCTCACTATGGTTATCGGATATAGACAGAATGGCAATGTGCTGCCTCTGTAAGAATCAGTTCAGACCTGTGCCTGGTATAAATGAAAACCACAAACTATTTTCGGATCTACCATCTGATGGACACCACCGCCACCTGATAGACCGCAATGACTTACAATGGGTTCCATCTAGCTCCTCTAACGtgccttttattttttatgtcaaATATGACAGAATTTGCAATGGAGAACCCAATGCAGATACCGAAGCAAACATAGCGGTAACCTATTCTAGCTATTcgattacatacataagtactTACCTCCATCCCACATGTCAAAAGACTTGGCCTCTATGAGTTCTCCATTCACTCCTGGAATTAAAGAGAATACATTGCTGGACTTACTGATATGCACCCAGGACATAAAGGGGCCTCATGCTTCAAATCTGCAACATTACAGAATATTCAGTACTGGTAATACATACATCCCATATTTAGTCTCCTATATACAGGGAGGTATAAATACACAGCCAAAGTACATTAGTACCGCCAAACTGGCTACAGGAATTATTAGGCCTCTGTGCTGGATATTGGCTAGTAAGAAGTTGTCAAAACAGAACAAAGTACGATTATATACCAATGAATATGTGAGCAAACTGACCGTTAACGAGTGCGATGTTCAGACCCCGACCGACGTTGTTCTGGATGCTGCTCATCACCCTGCGACAGAAAGCAAGACTAGAACTACACTTATTTGGAAGATCTTTAAAGCTACAGTTCTGTTCACCTCATTAAAGGGGCATTTGCAAAATTGACTTTTACCACTTATCCACTGTGATAAAAGTCTGTTCCATTGAGACCCCCACttatcctgagaatggggtcccatgtcccccactCACTGCAACTTTACTTcattccctgcagtgatgtggagattgaatggagcgatgcCAGAGCCTGCacagtgctgattagagatgagcgagcgtactcgctaaggccaaaTACTCgggcgagtattgccttttgcgagtacctgcctgctcgtctcaaaagattcgggtgccggcaggggtgagcggtgagttgcgggagtgagggggggggggggggaggggaagagagagagatctccccccgctctcccctgctgtcacccgaatcttttgagacgagtgggcaggtactcgcaaaaggcaatactcgctcgagtatttgcccttcgcgagtacgctcgctcatctctagtgctgatccattcgtttcaatggggctaatatCAGAGTATAAGGGCTACCTGTAGATGAAGATGAATTGTGCATGCTCaaccgccgctccattcaatctcctcctcaaggTTAGTGCAATACGCCCACAGTAAAGAAGAGAGGGGACACAAGACGCAATTGCACgcgtatttactgcatttttacaCATATTGGCAAGAGaccgtggttaaaaaaaaaaaattgtttattgcatttttttgtgggcatgaaaaaaaacccccacacaGTCAATATATGGGCAAAAACACAcatgcagcaaatacacacataTTCATGCCgtaaaaatgctgcgtatttcacGGACCGACATtgcatacatccatgtgaatggaAGGCAAGAAGTGTAAAAAGCGCGGTGctccaatgggagtgaagcttcCACTCCTACTTCCTGCCGTGACCACTGATGAAGACGTCTGGCCCACTGCTCTAATAGACCGGACAATCAGCTGCTGAACGGGGTtcccgagcagcagaccaggTCGGTCTACTGTTCAAAAACTCTTGGATTACCCCTCCTGCAAGAACATCACCGAACCCGCGAGGAGGGGAGAAAGCCGTGCATCATGCAACCTGGTGTCGGATCAGACAGAGTCGCTTTAATGGCCTTGTTTTCTTTGGACAATCCCCTTTTAGTTAGAAGGCTCCCCTATAACAGCTGTGATTGCAGGGTAGGTCACTGCCGGGATCCCCCAAAAAACAGCTGATAGAATTAGATCCccatgcagcgccaccacaggaaaaATGAATCATTACACTGTTCCTATGGACATCCATGAGCTTTTTACAGCATGTACAGAGGCTCTCTACAGACGCTCTCTGCTCTGGCCAACTGATGAAGGTCCCGAATGGGCAACCATCCTTTATGAACCCCTTGTAAGAATGCGGTGTAGTTTGGATGCAGCAATTCTTGGGGATTTTCACCTCCAGTTTTTAAAAGCCatgacctttttatttttctaatcgacacggccgtatgagggcttcttcactGTGTGATGGGCTGcagttttactggtaccattttagagtacatatgATGTACTGCAAAACGATTTTTTtgaaaggatgggggggggggggggggggaatgaaagaGTACATACCGtatgaaaaaaaacccctaaaaaaatgtaacatttattttttttacaatataagCCTGCATTTGCATTTTTAGAGGAATTGTTTTTGCATTGGCTTATTTTTCCACGGTCAGAGCTGTGTGAGCTCACCTAACAAGCTGGAGTTATTGGTACAGTCTTGTTGTACGACTAGTTGATCCTTTTTAGGGTAGGCAAAACAAGCAAATAATgcgttttgggttttgttttttcgtCCTTTTGCCTTGAGGGATAAAAAGCTTTTTCAATTTTTTGTATGGGTCGTTACAGTGGCGGCGATACCAAACATTTTTATGTTTTGTGTTTTTAAACTGGAAGCCACACTAGACCTGGAGCCCATTGTTAGGTCtccagttgccatagcaacccatcagccctctgcgaTTTAATGCTGAAGGGACGAGGTCATCAGAGGGAGCCGCTTCCCTTTGTTAATTCTGCACATGCTGTAAATTTACATTGGCCATGGCATGTAAGGTGTTAATCTGTGTTCTCACCAATCCCAGTTGTTACCGCAGGATGCCCGCTGCCAGTCACAGACAGTCGCCGCTGCAGATGGCATGAGCCATCCATATGCTATAAATATACAGCATTCAATGGCGGACTCTTCCCACCTATGATGTATACATATGTACGCCATGGGCTGGGAAGGAGGTTTACATATGGATGGCCTTCCCTCAGGATAAGCTAGCAATATgtaatcagtggggatctgacgGCCGGGACCCTTGCTGATCAGAGGGGCTGCAGTGTGCATGAAAACACTGCAGACTCCAGGTTTACATTCGCGTATGATGCCATAAGTTCTCGTAACGCCGTCTTTTTACAACGTCCCTTCGTAGGACTGCAGACTtttcctactgaagtgaatgggactcattAGTCCGACATCCTTGGCTTACCGCTTAATTGGAAGAATACCCACAGTCTTACAGGGAGGCAGGACTCACATTTTATCTTCAAAGCAGATTTTCGGGCCGATGACATTCGCTGCTCCGCTCACCAATCGGAATGCAAAGTGCTTTTCAGGGCAAGGCTGCGGTAAACCACATTTATATTTCCTTGGCCGCGGGTCTGAGAGGAAAGACAAACAAGGTTTATGGATGGATGGAGAAAGGGCCGTGACCCGGACGCAGTTGACACGAAAGCGCAGAATCAGCCAGTAAGGGTCATTTACgaagtgccaaccacagcacaaAATTATGTGATGTCAGAAACAGAAACTGTAGAAATGTGGAAATCCAAGTTGGAAATCCAAGAGAGCGGCTGTATGTTTAGTGCATTTGTCTACAGTGCTGGATATAAATACTAGGAACCAGAGAAGATTCCTGCCCATCTGCATAATTCCATATGCaatgagctccacctagtggtggctacaggcGCCCATATAGTTGATCATTTGCTATATGAAGAGAAACGAGGGACTTGAAGCCCAGTATTATcgcattatgtgaaaaaaaaaaaaaggaaatggccCATTACACATTATGGAACTGTAAGGTAGGTGCAGATATATATTTAATCCCTGAGTGATGTTTAAAATGGTACTCCAGAACTCCCCCTCACTATATGTGTGTCTGTTAAACCGGTTGTCCAGGATTGAACTATTGATatgctcaggatagatcatcaacagtagatcagcGGGGATCTACAGCTCAGGTTCTTCACTGATCACTTGTTTGCCAGGCCTTTGTGCTAATGCACTAAACTGATttcggcaggaagcagactgctccattctcactgcagtggccaggcttggtatgacAAGCTAAGTTGCCACTCACTTCAGCGGGAGCTtgtcttgtaataccaagcctgaccactgcagttggaacggagctgtctgcttcttgcagaaatcaagtcagtgcatgaacacaaaggcctggtgaacagctgatgacTGGGTGTCTACTACCTGGGATCCTTGCTGAGCTACTGTTGTTGGCCTCTCCTAATGGCACATTTACACGTAACGGTTATCATTCAgaatttgttcaaacaaacgaatctgagcgataatcgttcagtgtaaatgcgcaTGACGCGGCCAGCGGGGTTGCGTAgtcacacgatacttccgctgtactgacatcggaagtatagtgtgacgggccgcttccactgatatcaatggaagccggccacgcatattcccgcggcatttagaacacgccgcggtttatttcacgctgcagaattccgcagcgcaagcattgagctattaggttcaatagaacccaatagctgcggtGTAACGTTGCGAATTTCCGACGCGTGAAACACGGTGGAAATCCAACCGTGGGCAATAGCCCTTAGTTATCTATAGTTACATTCTTGCTATATCAATCAATTAGCAGTCTAAAgcaagagaaaaagagagagtagCACCCCATTCCTCTGCTGTGGCATACATGTCAGATTACCTTGCAGCTAAGCCGGAATCATTAAAAGGATAATTAAACTTTTTAGAAACTTCTAACGTCAGATGTTTTGATCGGCGAGAGTCCAGgtactgagacctccaccgatcactgAAAAGAACGGACAGAAGTCCTTATCTAAGCACCGTGTCTGACCGGCTGTTTCAGTCACTGGTCGGAACAGTGCACAAGCCTCATAAAAAGCCTATGGAGTCACAGCTGAACAGGCACAGCACTTAGCTGAGCACTTCCGCCTGTTTGCTTTACCGATCACTGAGGGTCTCAGcacccccaccgatcaaaacGTCTGACATGTCACTGTGTTATAGCAGAAGTTTACAAAAGGTTTAGTTACCCTTTAATCATCGCTATATCCAAGCGTAGCAGAATTAATAACCAGGCAAGCAGCGAAGTGTGGAGAGAATCCATAGCATGTAAGCATCACCGAATAGGCGTGATTAATATACCCCACGTTTCCACTTGTCAGAGCAGTAACCCATGTCTGTGGTTCGTAAATGAGCCTTAGTTCAAACGGTCTACATACTTCCCCGATGGATGTGTGGTATGGGTTATCCATGGGTGACCATGCATACACTTCATCCAGCGCTGAGGTGTGCGCCAGCTGTACCCACATGTACAGTATTATGAGGACATACAGGTATAAAGATTTGATTAGCGTTCGGTAATCTTGTACGTATTTTGGCATAAACATGTAAACCACAAGCACGGTGATGATCCTGGTATCACacatccctatagcagcaccttCTCCATTCGCCGTGTAGCAGACACTGGCACTCAGGCTGGTACGTTCGGCGGAGATGTGCCGTTATCAGAGATGCTTGCTCTTGTTTAATGGTGCCATGCATAGAGCCGCGTGCACCGCATGGGAAAATGAAAGGCAATGTCATGATTAGAATGGTTAGTGAAATTATTTAAAAAGGTGTCCAGTTAGTAAAAAGGACATACAAGTGTGCCGAGGTTTTATGGAGACACTGGCACAAATACTCACCGGCAGTACTGATCACATCGGAACCTGCAGATAATGAGCACAATTAAGACAACATGGCAGATAAAGAAAGTAGGGGGACAATACATGAGGAGGATTCAGAGTGGAGTGtggcactgatcacatgatgcagTAGATGGAGGGGCATTGCATGACGTATACGATGGCTCACTTACCACCCATGATCTGCTGTAATCTGGGGAAGCCATTCTGTGTTCCCAGGATAATTCCAGCTAATATCCATGTCAAGCCCACTGTGAGTACCACCACGATAATACGTACCGGACCTGCCAGGACAAGACGTC
Protein-coding sequences here:
- the FAM3A gene encoding protein FAM3A; this translates as MRLAGPVRIIVVVLTVGLTWILAGIILGTQNGFPRLQQIMGGSDVISTADPRPRKYKCGLPQPCPEKHFAFRLVSGAANVIGPKICFEDKMVMSSIQNNVGRGLNIALVNGVNGELIEAKSFDMWDGDVAELLSFLRPVHEGTLVLLASSDDPATKMNEDARKMFIELGSSSARDVAFRDSWVFVGAKGVQDKSPFEQLIKNSKSSNKYEGWPEAVELEGCVPQRTLELE